The following are from one region of the Oryzias melastigma strain HK-1 linkage group LG22, ASM292280v2, whole genome shotgun sequence genome:
- the myo10l1 gene encoding unconventional myosin-X isoform X1, which produces MESFFAEGTRVWVKEKEQLLPATVNSCGDGTLVVTTDYGEVLYLQQAEVTREQVYAMHQTSIDGVEDMSALAELHEAAIMHNLYKRYQDDNIYTNIGSILAAVNPYKQVPGLYDLDRVELYSKHHLGELPPHIFAVANECYRCIWKRHDNQCVLISGESGAGKTESTKLLLQFLSVMSQNSAGTPPSEKTTRVEQAIVQSSPIMEAFGNAKTVYNNNSSRFGKFIQLHFSESGNIQGGCVVDYLLEKNRVVRQNPGERNYHIFYALLAGASKEHKSLYFLEDSAEAFHYLSQSGCLKDKSLNDKELYNMVMEALKVLEFTEEEIRDMFKLLSGVLQLGNIEFMTAGGAQITTKQVVTNASELLGLDAFQLNEVLTQRSIILRGEEICSPLTIEQAIDSRDSVAMALYSQCFSWIILKINQKIKGKENFKSIGILDIFGFENFEVNRFEQFNINYANEKLQEYFNKHIFSLEQLEYNREGVQWDAIDWMDNAECLDLIEKKLGLLALVNEESRFPKGTDFTLLEKLHSRHSTNPYYVKPRVADHQFGIKHYAGEVLYDARGVLEKNRDTFRDDILNMLKDSRLDFIYDLFEKVGSRNNEEKMGTARRKPTVSSQFRDSLHALMATLSASNPFFIRCIKPNMEKNPNVFDPEIVLNQLRYSGMLETVKIRRAGFPVRRTFKDFFSRYKIILKDKVPTAGDDKKRTTDLLFKYDKTKKEWQLGKTKVFMKESLEQRLEKDRDEVRRQAAMIIRAHLLTFSAKKHFKRVRAGVITLQKHLRRHIQRGRFVKQRKAALVLQKHRRGQVARSRVKKLREEKKKREEEEKKKEEEENKKTGEAKQEEAKEDAEKTENKSDDQVRQMEEILQLEREIERLQKKREDEVSQLCESSKQELQLRRDAELKRMKKEASRKATELIDLLNFGGVDPSLGAAEAKPAAEKSPKKARAAAGASKEEDVDEGFHAEEECIPLPDFPPPAESDAPIDQDIFAHLPPPPPAFAEGTVPPAPPVPPTDGTPGGIPPPPPLPPPGDGAAVPPPAPPPPGEEKQKEGAKSETERKVSMVDSLVDGEEPIYSMPADTESDYDQEEEEGSVTAGDDSSVSGSNRGSTAVTDEEHPRKSTCTNASIESYRGSSDSYADSDDEHDGLMDTDEEVTNGRVTLLNGNGPPYFHGYLYMKAGLMIPWRRRWCVLKDETFMWFRSKQESLKSGWLYKKGGGLSTLSRRLNWKMRWFVLRDSKLMYYENDSEEKLKGTIDIKAAKEIVDNHEKENALNIVTDERTYQVFAESPEDASGWFKVLSKVRVCTPEQLLDMSHEQANPKNAVGTLDVGLIDSVCASDNPDRPNSFVIITANRVIHCNSDTPEEMHHWISLLQKPKGDARVDGQEFLVRGWLQKEMKTNSKSTSLKLKKRWFVLTHNSLDYYKSSERNSSKMGTLVLNSLCSVIQPDERVHRETGYWNIIVYGRKHSYRLYTKMLNEAMRWTAAIQGVIDSKTPIETPTLQLIRDIKENSVNPEIVEQMYRRNPILRYTQHPLHSPLLPLPYGEVTSLQRQQGYASLQDEAVRVFNSLQEMETLADTVPIIQGILQTCQDLRPLRDEVYCQVIKQTNHVPQPNSPANLAHWHLLTCMSCTFLPSRAILRYLRFHLKRVRERYPGTEIERYAAFVGESLKKTKTREFVPSQEEIAALLVRQEMSTTVYCHGGGSCKISINSHTTAGEVVEKLIRGLAMEDSKNLFSLFEHNSFIDRALESRVIVADVLAKFERLAGSEEEEEEGEWKLYFKLYCFLDVESMPKEGVEFAFMFEQAHESLISGHFPASEETLQHLAALRLQYLHGDGAGRVGWSLGSVYPTGRLRNRILHSTKPGVGAAGGAGGRGSGGIGDGICTIGQGGAGTGTEKRKTPSFLDGTLRRSFKTGSLKKQKAEEEQMLEMWVKEETSATRTSVLEKWTRLQGMPQHQAMLKYMSIIKEWPGYGSTLFDVECKEGGFPHDLWLGVSADNVSVYKRGEPKPLETFQYEHITFFGASQPCTYKIIVDEREMFFETSLVGEITKIMRAYINMMVKKRCSIMSVTSVGSSWAR; this is translated from the exons GGTACCCGTGTTTGGGTCAAAGAGAAGGAGCAGCTTCTTCCTGCAACCGTGAACTCCTGTGGAGATGGAACGCTTGTGGTCACTACTGATTATGGAGAG GTGCTTTACCTGCAGCAGGCCGAGGTCACCAGGGAGCAGGTGTACGCCATGCACCAGACCAGCATCGATGGAGTGGAGGACATGTCGGCACTGGCTGAGCTGCACGAGGCCGCCATTATGCACAACCTTTACAAGCGATACCAGGATGATAACATCTAT ACCAATATCGGCAGCATCTTGGCAGCTGTGAACCCATACAAACAGGTCCCAGGTCTGTATGATCTGGACAGGGTCGAGCTCTACTCCAAGCATCACCTCGGTGAACTCCCTCCACATATTTTTGCCGTCGCCAATGAATGCTATCGCTGCATCTGGAAAAGACACGACAACCAGTGTGTCCTCATCAG tggTGAGTCAGGGGCGGGGAAGACGGAGAGCACCAAGTTGCTGCTGCAGTTTTTGTCGGTTATGAGCCAGAACTCTGCCGGGACTCCTCCGTCAGAGAAAACCACCCGCGTGGAGCAGGCCATAGTGCAGAGCAG tccaaTCATGGAGGCTTTTGGTAACGCCAAAACTGTTTACAACAACAACTCCAGTCGGTTTGGGAAATTCATCCAACTTCACTTCTCTGAGAGCGGAAACATCCAAGGAGGCTGTGTGGTGGATT atttACTGGAAAAG AACCGAGTAGTGAGGCAAAACCCTGGAGAGCGAAACTACCACATCTTCTATGCTCTGTTGGCCGGGGCGTCCAAGGAACACAAAA GTCTCTACTTCCTGGAAGATTCTGCAGAGGCGTTCCACTacctcagccaatcaggatgtcTGAAGGATAAGAGCCTAAATGACAAAGAGCTGTACAACATGGTTATG GAGGCGCTGAAGGTTTTAGAGTTTACAGAGGAGGAGATCAGGGACATGTTCAAGCTGCTGTCTGGCGTCCTGCAGCTCGGCAACATTGAGTTCATGACTGCAGGAGGAGCCCAGATTACCACCAAACAAG TTGTCACTAATGCTAGCGAGCTGCTGGGTCTGGACGCCTTCCAGTTGAACGAAGTCCTTACTCAGCGCTCCATAATCCTCAGAGGAGAAGAAATCTGCTCCCCTCTCACGATCGAGCAG GCCATTGACTCCAGGGACTCCGTTGCCATGGCGCTGTATTCCCAGTGTTTCTCATGGATCATCTTGAAGATAAATCAGAAGATCAAAGGGAAGGAAAACTTCAAATCCATCGGCATCCTTGACATCTTTGGATTTGAGAACTTTGAG GTGAATCGGTTTGAGCAGTTTAACATCAATTATGCCAATGAGAAGCTTCAGGAATATTTCAACAAACACATCTTCTCCTTGGAGCAGCTGGAGTACAACAG GGAAGGTGTTCAGTGGGACGCGATTGACTGGATGGATAATGCTGAATGTCTTGATCTGATAGAAAAG AAACTGGGCTTGTTGGCTTTGGTGAATGAAGAAAGCAGATTCCCCAAAGGAACAGACTTTACTCTGCTGGAGAAGCTGCACAGTCGACACTCT acaaaCCCATATTATGTGAAGCCCAGAGTTGCTGATCATCAGTTTGGGATAAAGCATTATGCTGGAGAG gtcctgtaCGATGCCAGAGGAGTCCTGGAGAAGAACAGAGACACTTTCAGGGATGAcatcctgaacatgctgaaggACAGCAG ATTGGACTTCATCTATGACTTGTTTGAGAAAGTTGGCAGTCGGAACAACGAGGAGAAGATGGGAACAGCCAGACGCAAACCCACAGTGAGCTCCCAGTTCAGG GACTCCCTTCATGCTCTCATGGCAACACTAAGTGCATCCAACCCTTTTTTCATTCGCTGCATCAAACCCAACAtggaaaag aATCCGAATGTATTTGACCCAGAAATCGTCCTGAACCAGCTGAGATATTCTGGGATGTTGGAGACGGTGAAGATCCGTCGAGCTGGCTTTCCCGTTCGCAGAACTTTCAAAGATTTCTTCTCAAG GTATAAGATCATTTTGAAAGACAAAGTTCCCACAGCGGGAGATGACAAGAAAAGAACCacagatttattatttaaatatgataaaacaaagaaagagtGGCAGTTGGGGAAGACTAAG GTGTTCATGAAAGAGTCTTTGGAGCAGCGACTAGAGAAGGACAGGGATGAAGTCCGGCGTCAGGCTGCCATGATAATTCGAGCTCACCTGCTGACTTTCTCTGCAAA GAAGCATTTTAAGCGGGTGCGCGCCGGCGTCATCACCCTACAGAAACACCTCCGGAGGCACATCCAACGCGGACGGTTCGTGAAGCAGCGGAAGGCGGCGCTGGTGCTGCAGAAACACAGGCGAGGTCAAGTGGCCCGTTCCCGTGTCAAAAAGCTgagagaggagaagaagaagagggaggaggaggagaagaagaaagaggaggaggagaataAGAAGACGGGAGAAGCGAAGCAAGAGGAGGCGAAAGAAGATGCagagaagacagaaaacaaatccGAT GATCAAGTTCGTCAGATGGAGGAGATCCTTCAGCTTGAGAGGGAGATTGAGCGCCTGCAGAAGAAGCGAGAGGACGAGGTGTCGCAGCTCTGCGAGTCCTCcaagcaggagctgcagctgcgTCGAGACGCCGAGCTCAAACGGATGAAGAAGGAGGCCTCCCGCAAAGCCACCGAACTCATCGACCTCCTCAATTTTGGGGGCGTGGATCCATCTCTGGGAGCTGCCGAGGCAAAGCCCGCTGCAGAGAAGAGCCCCAAAAAAGCCAGAGCGGCTGCTGGTGCGTCCAAGGAGGAGGACGTGGACGAAGGTTTTCATGCTGAGGAGGAGTGCATTCCTTTACCTGACTTTCCTCCTCCTGCCGAGTCTGATGCTCCGATTGATCAGGACATTTTCGCTCAcctgcctcctcctccacctgcttTTGCAGAGGGAACAGTACCCCCTGCACCCCCAGTTCCTCCCACAGATGGCACACCAGGTGggattcctcctcctcctcctttaccTCCACCTGGAGATGGTGCTGCTGTCCCTCCTCCAGCCCCACCGCCCCCTggagaagaaaagcagaaagaagGAGCCAAGTCAGAGACAGAAAGGAAAGTGAGCATGGTGGACAGCCTGGTGGACGGAGAGGAGCCGATCTACAGCATGCCGGCCGACACGGAGTCCGACTACgaccaggaggaagaggaggggtcGGTCACCGCTGGAGACGACAGTTCTGTCTCTGGAAGCAATCGTGGGAGCACGGCGGTGACGGATGAGGAGCACCCGAGGAAGTCGACCTGCACCAACGCCAGCATCGAGTCGTACAGAGGGAGCTCTGACTCT TACGCAGACAGTGATGATGAACACGATGGTCTGATGGACACAGATGAAGAAGTGACAAACGGGAGAGTGACTTTGCTTAACGGAAACGGGCCGCCTTATTTCCACGGCTACCTCTACATGAAAG ctggcctgatGATCCCATGGCGGAGGCGTTGGTGTGTGCTTAAGGATGAGACTTTCATGTGGTTCCGGTCCAAACAAGAGTCTCTGAAGTCTGGCTGGCTCTACAAGAAAGGAGGAGGGCTCTCCACTCTGTCACGGAGGTT GAACTGGAAGATGCGCTGGTTCGTACTCAGAGACAGCAAGCTGATGTACTATGAGAACGACAGTGAGGAAAAGCTTAAAGGGACTATCGACATTAAAGCAGCCAA AGAGATCGTAGATAACCACGAGAAGGAGAACGCCCTGAACATTGTGACAGATGAGAGGACGTATCAGGTGTTTGCTGAGTCGCCAGAGGATGCgag TGGGTGGTTTAAAGTGCTTAGCAAGGTGCGAGTGTGCACTCCTGAACAGCTGCTGGACATGTCCCACGAGCAGGCCAACCCCAAAAATGCTgtg ggaACTCTGGATGTTGGATTGATTGACTCCGTTTGTGCGTCAGACAACCCAGACCG GCCCAATTCTTTTGTCATCATCACGGCCAACCGTGTGATTCACTGCAATAGTGACACGCCGGAAGAGATGCATCATTGGATCAGTCTACTACAGAAGCCCAAAGGAGATGCTCGGGTTGACGGACAAGAGTTCCTAGTCAGAG GCTGGCTCCAAAAGGAGATGAAGACAAACTCTAAAAGCACTTCCCTGAAGCTGAAGAAACGCTGGTTTGTCTTGACCCACAACTCCCTGGATTACTACAAGAGCTCTGAGCGAAACTCCTCAAAGATGGGAACTCTGGTGCTTAATTCCCTCTGCTCCGTCATTCAGCCGGATGAGCGAGTGCACAGGGAAACAG GATACTGGAACATCATAGTGTACGGCAGAAAGCATTCCTACCGCCTTTATACCAAGATGCTGAATGAGGCCATGAGGTGGACAGCTGCAATCCAGGGGGTCATCGACAGCAAGACCCCAATAGAAACTCCCACTTTGCAGctcatcagagacattaag GAGAACAGCGTCAACCCAGAAATAGTGGAGCAGATGTACAGGAGGAACCCCATCCTCAGATACACTCAGCATCCTCTGCACTCCCCGCTTCTGCCGCTCCCCTATGGAGAGGTCACCAGCT TGCAAAGGCAACAGGGCTATGCCAGCCTGCAGGATGAGGCAGTGAGAGTTTTCAACTCACTGCAGGAGATGGAGACGCTGGCAGACACGGTGCCCATCATCCAGGGCATCCTGCAGACCTGCCAGGACCTTCGACCTCTTAGGGATGAG gtttattgtCAGGTGATCAAACAGACCAATCACGTGCCTCAGCCGAACAGCCCAGCCAATCTTGCACACTGGCACCTCCTCACCTGCATGAGCTGCACCTTCCTACCAAGCCGAGCCATCCTGAGATACCTCCGCTTCCACCTCAAGAG GGTACGCGAGCGTTACCCCGGAACAGAGATTGAACGCTATGCCGCTTTTGTCGGGGAATCCTTAAAGAAGACCAAGACTCGTGAGTTTGTCCCGTCGCAGGAGGAGATCGCCGCCCTGCTGGTGAGGCAGGAGATGAGCACCACGGTGTACTGCCACGGAGGAGGCTCCTGCAAGATCTCCATCAACTCGCACACCACTGCTGGAGAG GTTGTTGAGAAGCTGATCAGAGGTCTGGCTATGGAGGACAGCAAGAAcctgttttctctgtttgaaCACAACTCCTTCATAGATCGAGCTCTGGAGAGCAGAGTGATTGTGGCCGACGTTCTGGCCAAGTTTGAAAG GCTGGCAGGCAgcgaagaagaagaggaggaaggagagtGGAAACTGTACTTCAAACTCTACTGCTTCTTAGATGTGGAGAGCATGCCCAAAGAGGGCGTGGAGTTTGCATTCATGTTTGAACAA GCTCATGAGTCTTTGATAAGTGGTCACTTCCCAGCCTCAGAGGAGACTCTGCAGCACTTGGCGGCTCTACGCCTCCAGTATCTCCATGGAGACGGAGCAGGCCGGGTCGGATGGAGCCTGGGAAGCGTGTATCCCACCGGACGCCTTCGCAATCGGATCCTGCATTCCACCAAACCGGGTGTTGGTGCAGCGGGTGGAGCCGGAGGACGGGGGAGTGGGGGGATAGGAGATGGAATATGCACGATAGGACAGGGCGGAGCTGGGACGGGCACGGAGAAGCGAAAGACTCCCAGCTTCCTGGACGGCACCCTCAGGAGAAGTTTCAAAACAGGGTCGCtgaagaagcagaag GCGGAGGAGGAGCAAATGCTGGAGATGTGGGTCAAGGAGGAAACTTCTGCCACGCGAACAAGTGTTCTGGAGAAGTGGACCCGTCTGCAAGGCATGCCGCAGCACCAGGCCATGCTTAAATACATGAGCATCATTAAGGAGTGGCCCGGCTATGGGTCTACTTTGTTTGATGTGGAG TGTAAAGAAGGAGGTTTCCCTCATGACCTGTGGCTGGGTGTGAGTGCTGATAACGTGTCGGTGTATAAACGAGGTGAACCCAAACCTCTGGAGACTTTCCAGTACGAACACATCACCTTCTTTGGAGCTTCACAGCCCTGCACCTATAAGATCATTGTGGATGAGAGGGAGATGTTTTTCGAGACTTCATTG GTTGGAGAAATCACCAAGATCATGAGAGCGTACATCAACATGATGGTGAAGAAGCGCTGTAGCATCATGTCTGTAACCAGCGTTGGCAGTTCTTGGGCCAGGTGA